In Megalopta genalis isolate 19385.01 unplaced genomic scaffold, iyMegGena1_principal scaffold0524, whole genome shotgun sequence, the genomic window tcatgtgtttaccatgactatgaacctaaatcatatgttgcccatggatttgaagcttaatcatgtgttttgcatggatttgaagctaacttgattgtatcctctgcatttgaagttacttcatttatatcgcaagtatttgaagctaaatcatatgtgtttcgcatggatttgaagctaatccctctacttcgcattgatttgaacctaagtcatttgtttcgcatggaattgaagctacctcgtttgttcctccagattttgaagctatatctcttatatcgcaagtatctgaagctaaatcatttgtttcgcatggatttgaagctaactcgtttgtgtggcatgcagttgaagctaaatcatgtatatcacaagtatttgaatctaaaccatttgattcgcatgggatttgatgctaagccttctactacacactgatttgatgctgaatcatgtctttcgcatggatttgaagctaactcgtttgtttcgcatgcagttggagctatatcatgtatatgacaagtattagaagctaaaccatttgtttcgcatggatttgaagctaagccttctacttcgcattgatttgaagctaaatcatttatttcgcgtggaattgaagctacctcgtttgttcctcctgcttttgaagctatatcacttaagtaGGTATATATATTGCGTTCTGCAATCAATGGcgaggggaaggctgagccgggggggtaaagggaaggaagcatcatcgtgagcggcacgcgtcgtgtggaggggggaagtcaccgataaggagttttgcggttttgcatccggagaggttctcggacgccttacccggaagttgcttatcttgcgaagcgatatcgggggaTTTTGGTTTctcttaaagtatggttttcTTATCTGGAATATtgtagagtgcgagagagagagagagggggaggatgtagcggttgttctctctcttgcataaGACGACGCATGATTCttctcgcgcgacgcatttatagaagttttgtggttttgtatccggagagactcgcggatgctttacccgtgattttggtctcgttgagatttcttaaagtatggttttttaTCTCGGTGGAATATtgtagagtgcgagagagagagggggaggatgcagcggttgttctctctcttgcataaGACGAcgcatgatttttctcgcgcgacgcatttatagaagttttgtggttttgtatccggagagactcgcggatgctttacccgtgattttggtctcgttgagatttcttaaagtatggttttttaTCTCGGTGGAATATtgtagagtgcgagagagagagggggaggatgcagcggttgttctctctcttgcataaGACGAcgcatgatttttctcgcgcgacgcatttatagaagttttgtggttttgtatccggagagactcgcggatgctttacccgtgattttggtctcgttgagatttcttaaagtatggtttttttatctcggtggaatattgtagagagcgagagagatggatgcattgcagcggttgttctcttttGCATCAGTTTTTCTCTTATGGACGATATGGACggagagagatgtattttttGCCTTGCAACGGTTTGTTGCCACATCCTTTCCATGATTAGTGATTTTGGAAGTCTCCTTATCCGGTTTTTCTTTAACGAtgcggatagagagagagagagagagtgatgtATTTTTTCTGCTTTATCCTTTTTGGAGAGAGATGTATTATAACGATGTGAGAGAAGTGCATGTATGCATGCTAATAAATAGGTTGCCGAAACACGACGTGCGTTAAACGGCTACCATACTGTGTGCACATTGTGACGACCAAGTTTTTTCAAGAGAAGTGCGTGTATATCTTTAAAGATGTTCGCGGTCGATTTTATTATAGACATGGATGGGTTtagtattgaaaaaaaatttatttgtaaAGAACTTGCCATTGTTAATGTTCATTCTGGTGAGAGTGAGTTATTTGAGTTTAAGCTAGATTACAATTATAATGATTTAACAATGCAAGATCGCAAAGGTGTATGGTACGTAACAAACTTCGTCCATGGAATACCATTTAAAAATTTTAGCGGTAAAATTAATTATCGGGGCGAGGATATCAAGTATATTATAAGAGAATTCACACGGTCATATAAAAACCCCATAATTGGGTATAAAGGGGGAAATATTGAACgggatattttattaaaaattggaatGAGATTAAGAAATCTGGAGGATTTTGGTTGCCCGAAATACGATATTTTAATAACCGACCCGTCATATGGGAAATTCAATAGCCCGTGCAGGCTGCATTGCTGGATATCGAAGAGAAAATCAAGTAAAAAATATCATTGCTGTTTGAGTGAGGTTCGCGTTTTTAGAGAATGGCTGCTTAAATTAAAaggtaattttttctttttatttatttatttacaaaaatgattttcattGTCTTTCTACTACATCTTCTTTTTAGAGAGGGAAGATGGATTATCAGCGTCGAAGGTGGTGACGTCAAACgacgaataaaaaaatttaatacaaagtttaagCAAGAGGCGGTTTGCGATTACCATGAGAAGAGGTAtgtgtaataattatttaaaaaaattaaaatttaaaaaaattaaaatttattttttaataatgattattttttaattaacagggtcttcttgaagaggaggaggaggaggaggaggaggaggaagaggaggaggaggacgcgGAAGATTGCGATTGCAATCAACGGCTCAGTATCACTGTGCCCTCAGCGAGGAGCGCGTCCTTTGGAAGTAGTTCATGGAAGGTAAcgtattttttccttttttagttactattatttttttcatttccaCGATACCTTTTTCTTTGCAGAAAGAGATAATGATGGACTATCGACGCGAGGAGGATAGACTTCGAAGTTTCGAATTCTGGCCAATTGAGTATATTCAGCCGGAGGAGCTTGCAGCCGCAGGATTTTACTATCTGGGTCAAGACGATTTTGTCGCATGTTTTGCATGCGACATCGAATTGCATCGGTGGCAACATAACGACAGGGCTATGTCGGAGCATCACTTCTGGTCCAGAAACTGCCCATATGTACTGGGGGAAAATTGTGGCAACGTGCCGATCGATGCTCATCCCACAATCATGTCGATATCATCATCAAGAAGCGGTGTGGACGAGTGCGGAATCTACGATTATACCATGGATGAGAAGAGGTATGTACaacaaatgttattttaaaaagaaattaaaatttatttttaataatgatttttttaaattaagagCGTCATcctgaggaggaggaggagaaggaggaggagaaggaggaggaggaggaggagaaagcTTGCGATTGCCATCAACGCGACGCGTTggcgaaagaagaagaagaagattatatatatatattgatgtcgatcatgtttcaaaatttttagtaaaaaagattgtaataaaaaggatttatttaacatatattaatatacatttttttaaaatacccacaatcctatccaaaatttccctaaaaattatagttatttcttgcgaaagaagaggaagattatatatatattgatgtcGATCATGATTTAAAATTTGTAGTAAAAAGGATTTTAATAAAAGGATTTAtttaacatatattaatatacatttttttaaaatacccacaatcctatccaaaatttccctaaaaattatagttattttcTTATTGTAGCTATTCGGTTAGCGGTTCGTTCAGGGGGGTGAAGAGAGAACATTTTTATGATAGGGCAtgtatatttttcaaaaaatcgtattagtttacaatattatttttcgcatttatataatttttctaacaatgctcgtcaacgggttgtattccacgatgcagtcgtgtatcatcaAGCAGTATGCAGCCGTCGAAGGTAGGACATCCTTtcgacattcgaattcgattcgcacgtcgatggtcgcatttttcagcgcttcgttttgtcgcgagcaATCGATGACTACGAACGGTCCGTACAGTAGAAAATCGATTGTATTCAGTAACACCTCACCGTCGTTTTTTtcataataggactcttgaaatttcgcgtacatgtcgtagagcaacgcgtacttatccttttcgaaatcgatgttcaaatcgtcgtagggatacatttccgagttcaagtaaagtcgaatattagataagaagcaggaatcgaattgggtagcgtttttctttaaatcatttttcctttcggtttgtaacgcgaatatcacgtatcgcggtttttccatttgcggagccgtttttatcgcccacgtgtgcttcgtggttgtttgcagcatcggatattcgtacagttcccacgaacggaaactcatgctgatcgatctttcgctctcaagaatacgcagcatcgacaacttgtgtatttcatccaaagcgacgtgtggcattctccattgaattttatacaaatccaggacaggtttcacattgtcggaccagcttcgtagcgcgttagcgtcgttgcgcgcgcgaatcaaaatcaattcgtgcc contains:
- the LOC143263382 gene encoding uncharacterized protein LOC143263382, with translation MFAVDFIIDMDGFSIEKKFICKELAIVNVHSGESELFEFKLDYNYNDLTMQDRKGVWYVTNFVHGIPFKNFSGKINYRGEDIKYIIREFTRSYKNPIIGYKGGNIERDILLKIGMRLRNLEDFGCPKYDILITDPSYGKFNSPCRLHCWISKRKSSKKYHCCLSEVRVFREWLLKLKEREDGLSASKVVTSNDE
- the LOC143263381 gene encoding death-associated inhibitor of apoptosis 1-like; this encodes MRREEEEEEEEEEEEEEDAEDCDCNQRLSITVPSARSASFGSSSWKKEIMMDYRREEDRLRSFEFWPIEYIQPEELAAAGFYYLGQDDFVACFACDIELHRWQHNDRAMSEHHFWSRNCPYVLGENCGNVPIDAHPTIMSISSSRSGVDECGIYDYTMDEKRASS